One window of the Tubulanus polymorphus chromosome 11, tnTubPoly1.2, whole genome shotgun sequence genome contains the following:
- the LOC141912793 gene encoding uncharacterized protein LOC141912793, with product MRTRLKTIGMACVILAMFLLWRRYVSISHYVNVPDRFTDPDKEYAPGGFTDVVANSLKQDMRNRPKSSSHRYSTVHQNMKVPVVYNDIVANSLEQLDLSDSKCGRVPKRIHQTWKTENIPISFKKYITSWVKLHPDWEYWLWTDSIADEFVKRRFPAYYPMYKNYGQGIHRADAIRYFILYTFGGLYADLDMEAFRPFDHLLNTHTAMIPEDHPAHSVVNWGRPRMTTLNALMTSTPKHKYLRKIIEFLPRANKATSKSDVVRKTGPFMTDAVLVAYEKSVGVEGNRTVSLCDAVYFAPYSRFIPDFDTNALQSMKNGCKNPGPPSTPRGKTCEMLKRDNFKNKPQGLEVMSNHAFHHTYYDKPEYKLLFTVREIVKKPFDIKTLLANMKPDREFEKLV from the coding sequence ATGCGTACCCGTCTCAAAACAATTGGAATGGCCTGTGTCATCCTCGCGATGTTTTTGCTGTGGCGTCGTTACGTTTCAATATCACATTACGTGAATGTACCTGATAGATTCACTGACCCCGACAAGGAGTATGCGCCTGGTGGGTTCACTGATGTCGTTGCAAATTCATTGAAACAGGATATGAGGAACAGACCGAAATCATCGTCGCATCGTTACAGTACCGTTCATCAAAACATGAAGGTACCTGTTGTATACAATGATATCGTTGCCAATTCATTGGAACAGTTGGACCTAAGTGATAGTAAATGCGGTCGCGTACCTAAAAGAATACACCAAACGTGGAAAACCGAAAATATCCCGATTTCGTTTAAAAAATATATCACATCTTGGGTTAAACTTCACCCCGATTGGGAATATTGGTTGTGGACCGATAGCATCGCCGACGAGTTCGTTAAACGCAGATTTCCTGCGTATTATCCGATGTACAAAAATTATGGACAGGGAATTCACAGAGCCGACGCGATTCGGTATTTTATACTCTATACGTTCGGTGGACTGTACGCTGATTTAGATATGGAGGCCTTCCGACCATTCGATCATTTGCTGAACACCCACACGGCGATGATACCCGAAGATCATCCGGCCCATAGCGTCGTTAATTGGGGTCGACCGCGAATGACGACTTTAAACGCGTTAATGACGTCAACGCcaaaacataaatatctacGGAAAATAATCGAATTTCTTCCCAGAGCGAATAAAGCAACAAGCAAAAGTGATGTTGTTCGTAAAACCGGTCCATTCATGACTGATGCGGTTTTAGTTGCGTATGAGAAATCTGTGGGTGTTGAGGGCAACAGAACCGTGTCGTTATGCGATGCAGTCTATTTTGCGCCATACAGTCGATTCATTCCTGACTTTGACACAAATGCTTTACAGAGCATGAAAAACGGATGTAAAAACCCCGGACCCCCTTCAACACCTCGAGGTAAAACTTGCGAAATGTTGAAACGCGACAATTTCAAGAATAAGCCACAGGGACTGGAAGTGATGTCAAATCACGCATTCCATCACACGTATTACGATAAACCCGAATACAAGTTATTGTTTACTGTTCGCGAAATCGTGAAAAAACCGTTCGACATCAAAACATTGTTAGCAAATATGAAGCCCGATAGAGAGTTCGAGAAATTAGTTTGA
- the LOC141913138 gene encoding vesicular glutamate transporter 1-like isoform X1 gives MTASGLAPKRDSENGDGAFENSTTELMSDKETLLGKTRRIQDTVFSCSCCFYVPKRYVMVAMCFLGMFVIHSMRVNVAVAILTIIDAEPRMKTHPSVHQTNNGSSPAPTYPPTPPSPLERLEELSEMQLVNPVQAFVEEDIKQHKIELPTARWTSKMVGFLHSIFYVGFLVTQIPGGFLATKLPGHRLFGGSILTSCVLNLLLPVGIDKLGYEATCAIRLVQGLSEGLVFPACYTILRHWVIPPEQSRQAALVLTGVYAGAIVGFPVSGLLTHFMGWQYVFYFFAGMGIVWFLLWLILAYERPAYHPYISMEEKKYIESSQGDMAFTYEDEPIPWKKILSSIAVVSLCVCHFSRNWMFFLLLTMEPAYLNCFGFTIAENGILSSLPHVLMVILSGISGHLADWAIRHPRFTKTQVRKIFTCVGFGMESLCSFILVFMNTGATAMTFLTIGVGFSGFATAGWQISHLDIAPRYASVLVGMSTTMGTVGGILSPLIVGFITHDQSLHSWQMSFILTGGVLAFGVVFYAIFGTADRQPWADPISGVQLKPVKPDSDKQPYQALPMQTQGLGPNGTADDAKTYGTMESTDNALEESIDEKLRKRNGGKTS, from the exons ATGACGGCTAGTGGACTTGCGCCGAAGCGCGACTCCGAGAACGGCGACGGAGCGTTCGAGAATTCGACGACTGAATTGATGTCGGACAAGGAGACGCTGTTAGGAAAGACCCGTCGTATTCAAGATACGGTATTCAGTTGTTCGTGTTGTTTCTACGTGCCGAAACGTTACGTGATGGTGGCGATGTGTTTTCTGGGCATGTTCGTCATTCACTCGATGAGGGTCAATGTCGCCGTGGCCATTTTGACAATCATAGACGCTGAACCACGAATGAAGACTCACCCGTCCGTCCACCAAACG AACAACGGGTCCTCGCCCGCGCCAACTTACCCACCCACACCACCCAGCCCCCTCGAGCGCCTTGAAGAGCTGTCCGAAATGCAG TTGGTAAATCCGGTACAAGCGTTCGTGGAAGAAGACATCAAACAGCACAAAATCGAG CTACCAACTGCGAGATGGACATCGAAAATGGtcggttttctgcacagtatATTCTACGTCGGTTTTTTAGTTACTCAAATACCGGGCGGTTTTCTGGCCACGAAGTTACCGGGACATAG GTTATTTGGTGGAAGTATACTAACGTCTTGCGTGCTAAATCTACTGCTTCCGGTTGGAATCGACAAGTTAGGCTACGAGGCTACGTGCGCGATACGACTCGTACAAGGCCTATCGGAG GGCCTGGTATTCCCCGCGTGCTACACGATATTACGTCATTGGGTGATTCCCCCCGAACAGAGCCGACAGGCGGCCTTGGTTCTAACAG GTGTTTACGCTGGAGCTATAGTTGGCTTTCCTGTATCCGGTCTGCTCACGCACTTCATGGGCTGGCAGTatgttttctatttcttcg CCGGAATGGGAATAGTCTGGTTTCTTTTATGGTTGATTCTGGCCTACGAAAGACCAGCGTATCATCCATACATCAGCATGGAGgagaaaaaatacatcgaaagTAGTCAGGGTGACATGGCGTTCACCTATGAG GATGAACCGATTCCGTGGAAAAAGATTCTAAGTTCGATCGCCGTGGTTTCACTATGCGTGTGTCACTTCTCACGAAATTGGATGTTCTTCCTCTTGCTCACGATGGAACCGGCTTATCTCAACTGTTTCGGTTTCACAATTGCCGAG AATGGCATTCTTTCGTCACTGCCGCATGTGCTGATGGTTATATTATCCGGGATAAGCGGTCATTTGGCCGACTGGGCTATCAGGCATCCGAGATTTACGAAAACTCAAGTCAGAAAGATTTTCACGTGTGTCG GTTTCGGGATGGAATCGCTTTGCAGTTTTATCCTGGTTTTCATGAATACTGGCGCAACCGCCATGACATTCTTGACGATAGGAGTCGGTTTTAGCGGATTTGCGACAGCGg GTTGGCAGATCTCGCATTTAGATATCGCACCGAGGTACGCCAGTGTCCTGGTCGGTATGTCGACGACAATGGGAACGGTCGGAGGAATTCTTAGTCCGCTTATTGTCGGCTTTATCACTCACGATCAA TCGCTGCACAGTTGGCAAATGTCATTTATTCTAACTGGTGGAGTACTAGCATTTGGAGTTGTATTTTACGCAATATTTGGAACAG CTGACAGGCAACCTTGGGCCGATCCAATATCCGGAGTGCAGCTCAAACCGGTCAAACCAGATTCGGACAAACAACCCTACCAAGCGTTGCCGATGCAGACCCAGGGACTCGGGCCAAACGGAACCGCGGACGATGCGAAAACATACGGTACTATGGAAAGCACAGACAACGCGCTGGAAGAATCGATCGACGAAAAACTGCGCAAGCGAAACGGAGGAAAGACCAGTTAA
- the LOC141913138 gene encoding vesicular glutamate transporter 3-like isoform X2, with translation MTASGLAPKRDSENGDGAFENSTTELMSDKETLLGKTRRIQDTVFSCSCCFYVPKRYVMVAMCFLGMFVIHSMRVNVAVAILTIIDAEPRMKTHPSVHQTLPTARWTSKMVGFLHSIFYVGFLVTQIPGGFLATKLPGHRLFGGSILTSCVLNLLLPVGIDKLGYEATCAIRLVQGLSEGLVFPACYTILRHWVIPPEQSRQAALVLTGVYAGAIVGFPVSGLLTHFMGWQYVFYFFAGMGIVWFLLWLILAYERPAYHPYISMEEKKYIESSQGDMAFTYEDEPIPWKKILSSIAVVSLCVCHFSRNWMFFLLLTMEPAYLNCFGFTIAENGILSSLPHVLMVILSGISGHLADWAIRHPRFTKTQVRKIFTCVGFGMESLCSFILVFMNTGATAMTFLTIGVGFSGFATAGWQISHLDIAPRYASVLVGMSTTMGTVGGILSPLIVGFITHDQSLHSWQMSFILTGGVLAFGVVFYAIFGTADRQPWADPISGVQLKPVKPDSDKQPYQALPMQTQGLGPNGTADDAKTYGTMESTDNALEESIDEKLRKRNGGKTS, from the exons ATGACGGCTAGTGGACTTGCGCCGAAGCGCGACTCCGAGAACGGCGACGGAGCGTTCGAGAATTCGACGACTGAATTGATGTCGGACAAGGAGACGCTGTTAGGAAAGACCCGTCGTATTCAAGATACGGTATTCAGTTGTTCGTGTTGTTTCTACGTGCCGAAACGTTACGTGATGGTGGCGATGTGTTTTCTGGGCATGTTCGTCATTCACTCGATGAGGGTCAATGTCGCCGTGGCCATTTTGACAATCATAGACGCTGAACCACGAATGAAGACTCACCCGTCCGTCCACCAAACG CTACCAACTGCGAGATGGACATCGAAAATGGtcggttttctgcacagtatATTCTACGTCGGTTTTTTAGTTACTCAAATACCGGGCGGTTTTCTGGCCACGAAGTTACCGGGACATAG GTTATTTGGTGGAAGTATACTAACGTCTTGCGTGCTAAATCTACTGCTTCCGGTTGGAATCGACAAGTTAGGCTACGAGGCTACGTGCGCGATACGACTCGTACAAGGCCTATCGGAG GGCCTGGTATTCCCCGCGTGCTACACGATATTACGTCATTGGGTGATTCCCCCCGAACAGAGCCGACAGGCGGCCTTGGTTCTAACAG GTGTTTACGCTGGAGCTATAGTTGGCTTTCCTGTATCCGGTCTGCTCACGCACTTCATGGGCTGGCAGTatgttttctatttcttcg CCGGAATGGGAATAGTCTGGTTTCTTTTATGGTTGATTCTGGCCTACGAAAGACCAGCGTATCATCCATACATCAGCATGGAGgagaaaaaatacatcgaaagTAGTCAGGGTGACATGGCGTTCACCTATGAG GATGAACCGATTCCGTGGAAAAAGATTCTAAGTTCGATCGCCGTGGTTTCACTATGCGTGTGTCACTTCTCACGAAATTGGATGTTCTTCCTCTTGCTCACGATGGAACCGGCTTATCTCAACTGTTTCGGTTTCACAATTGCCGAG AATGGCATTCTTTCGTCACTGCCGCATGTGCTGATGGTTATATTATCCGGGATAAGCGGTCATTTGGCCGACTGGGCTATCAGGCATCCGAGATTTACGAAAACTCAAGTCAGAAAGATTTTCACGTGTGTCG GTTTCGGGATGGAATCGCTTTGCAGTTTTATCCTGGTTTTCATGAATACTGGCGCAACCGCCATGACATTCTTGACGATAGGAGTCGGTTTTAGCGGATTTGCGACAGCGg GTTGGCAGATCTCGCATTTAGATATCGCACCGAGGTACGCCAGTGTCCTGGTCGGTATGTCGACGACAATGGGAACGGTCGGAGGAATTCTTAGTCCGCTTATTGTCGGCTTTATCACTCACGATCAA TCGCTGCACAGTTGGCAAATGTCATTTATTCTAACTGGTGGAGTACTAGCATTTGGAGTTGTATTTTACGCAATATTTGGAACAG CTGACAGGCAACCTTGGGCCGATCCAATATCCGGAGTGCAGCTCAAACCGGTCAAACCAGATTCGGACAAACAACCCTACCAAGCGTTGCCGATGCAGACCCAGGGACTCGGGCCAAACGGAACCGCGGACGATGCGAAAACATACGGTACTATGGAAAGCACAGACAACGCGCTGGAAGAATCGATCGACGAAAAACTGCGCAAGCGAAACGGAGGAAAGACCAGTTAA
- the LOC141913239 gene encoding uncharacterized protein LOC141913239: MKKPQLSLSVLCFISLILLQILTASARRLDCRKYVFAPRCRGVSAKRSSDANSVDESLGVLSELTRAIPSDDDDDVDLVPGRAEKRDEGDITWGNTFPSNDQQRLRTIEILQKLLRHLSSSE, encoded by the exons atgaagaagccGCAATTGAGTTTGTCCGTGTTGTGTTTCATCAGTTTGATATTACTGCAAATCCTAACAGCATCCGCTCGGAGACTTGATTGCAG aaaatacgTATTCGCGCCCCGGTGTCGCGGGGTGTCGGCAAAACGAAGCTCGGATGCAAACAGTGTAGACGAAAG TTTGGGCGTATTAAGTGAGTTAACTCGAGCCATTCCGTctgatgatgacgacgatgtTGATCTCGTTCCGGGCAGGGCAGAAAAACGAGATGAGGGCGATATCACGTGGGGCAATACGTTTCCTTCAAACGATCAACAGCGG ttgaGGACGATAGAGATCCTGCAGAAATTGCTACGTCACTTGTCTTCGAGCGAATAA